One genomic segment of Limimonas halophila includes these proteins:
- the hemH gene encoding ferrochelatase, which translates to MAEVIHQVDKPADHPEPPRHKLGVLLLNLGTPEGTDYFSMRRYLKEFLSDRRVIDYNPIFWQLLLNTVILTTRPKKSGRAYHTIWNHDQNESPLKTITRDQAQQVHDILTERHGEDIVVDWAMRYGYPRTDDAIRDLQDKGCTRILLLALYPQYSAPTTATAYDHAFRTLMKLRWQPTIRTAPCYHDEPRYIDAVSESIREHLAQLDWTPEVLITSFHGLPKRYLLNGDPYHCQCAKTSRLIRERLGWSPDSVKLSFQSRFGPEEWLKPYTDELIEELAKQGVKRLAIAAPGFSADCLETLEELNVQGREAFEAAGGEHFTYIPCLNASDRGVRLIADLASRELSGWVAPAESAAAERALAMAG; encoded by the coding sequence ATGGCCGAGGTCATCCATCAGGTCGACAAGCCGGCCGATCACCCCGAGCCGCCCCGGCACAAGCTGGGCGTGCTGCTGCTGAACCTGGGGACGCCGGAGGGCACGGACTACTTTTCCATGCGCCGCTACCTGAAGGAGTTCCTCTCCGACCGGCGCGTGATCGATTACAACCCGATCTTCTGGCAGCTCCTTCTCAACACCGTGATCCTGACGACACGGCCGAAGAAGTCGGGGCGCGCGTACCACACGATCTGGAACCACGATCAGAACGAGTCGCCGCTCAAGACGATCACGCGCGATCAGGCGCAGCAGGTCCACGACATCCTGACCGAGCGCCACGGCGAGGACATCGTGGTGGACTGGGCCATGCGCTACGGCTACCCGCGCACGGACGACGCCATCCGCGATCTTCAGGATAAGGGCTGCACGCGCATCCTGCTGCTGGCGCTGTACCCGCAGTACTCCGCGCCGACGACGGCCACGGCCTACGACCACGCCTTCCGCACGCTGATGAAGCTGCGCTGGCAGCCCACGATCCGCACGGCGCCCTGCTACCACGACGAGCCGCGCTACATCGACGCGGTCAGCGAGAGCATCCGCGAGCACCTGGCGCAGCTGGACTGGACGCCGGAGGTGCTCATCACCTCCTTCCACGGGCTGCCCAAGCGCTACCTGCTCAACGGCGACCCCTACCACTGCCAGTGCGCCAAGACCTCGCGCCTGATCCGCGAGCGCCTGGGCTGGTCGCCGGACTCGGTCAAGCTGTCCTTCCAGTCGCGCTTCGGGCCGGAAGAATGGCTGAAGCCCTACACCGACGAGCTGATCGAGGAACTGGCGAAGCAGGGCGTCAAGCGCCTGGCCATCGCCGCCCCGGGCTTCTCCGCGGACTGCCTGGAGACGCTGGAGGAGCTGAACGTCCAGGGCCGCGAAGCCTTCGAGGCCGCCGGCGGGGAGCACTTCACCTACATCCCGTGCCTCAACGCCTCGGATCGCGGCGTGC